The genomic DNA TGTCCGGTCTTATTTGTTGCAGCTGTCCCAGTTGCAGCAGGTGACCTTCAGCCCCTCGGTCACTCCCAGCTTCAGACACTCCAGCATTTTGAAGCAGGACTTGTGGAAAGTGTTCTCTGCAAAGAGAATACATTAGAAAATATGTTTTGCATTATAGTCTTCCTTCCTGGTGAGAATGGTGGCAGGAATGAACAGTGCTCACCATCAGGAGCTGGGTAGGTAACTTTGGCACAGGCATCCATCTCTGGAGGACATGTCTCCAAAGTCTCCTCGCAGTCCCCGCTGTCAGGAGCCTCATGGACACAGGTTAGACACTGCAGGGCCTCACCTGCAGGGCGTGGAGGAGAACCGCTAACGCATGAAACATGTCGAGATCAGAAAGATGCTCAAGCATATCCATGCTGGCacagtgttatttattttctgtctaaaaaataaataacactattGAAGGAAGCAAAATTCCttcaataattaataaatacCATAGGTGGCAGCCACCAGGAGCAGGAGAGCAAAGGCACACACCTTCATGTTCTTCTGATGCCTGCAGTGGGCGTAAACACTGCTGAGCACACAATAACTGTCTGCACCGCATTTTTTACAGTTATAGAAATGTAATTATAAAGTCATAGTCAAACATGTGGGTGACACTTACCTTGTGAACCTGTGCAGGTTGCTGTGTacctcctctctgcctcctcactcttTTTATAGCCCTTCATTAGCCGGGCGCCTCACTGAGAACGCTCCCTGCTGTGGGAAAAGCCCACCCTGCACAGCTCTGTGCCAGtttctgtgtaaaagcagcGACTCATCAGAATTCAGCTACTAACTTTATGAAGTCAGAACGTTACAATCACTCATATTCAAGCCAGTATACTTAATAATTATATCAACTATCATTATTAATATGAATAATATGTATATGTACCAGAAATGGAATTATGGGCCAATAGTTCATGACTGTGTTTCAACTGTCACTTTATGgcaaaatgtttgcttttgatTACTTTTGTGATGCATATATACGTGTgtaaattatattaaatatgTCAATCATAACTGAAGGTCGAGCAGCGTTGGAGACGTCTCACAAAGGTGGGCGGCTGTGAGATGCTTGGAAATCTATATTAATTTGTATATGTTTACTTAGTAaacaatcaaaatcaaaatgaggcCTTCTTGTCCGTACTCCCAGAGAGGAAGCTGGATTTTCACCTCACCAGGACTCTGCTGAGGAGATCCTGAGTGAAGGACCGAGTCCTGACTGGGACCGCCTCCTGCCCTCGACCAGCGTGAAAATGGTGGCGTGGGCTCCGGTTGACCAATCAGGAACAGTTGGTGCGGCCCAGGACGTACTGGCGAGACACTTCACTCAAACTCACCGCTGCAACATGGAGCATCTCCCTGACCAATTAGAAACCAGCGTCTGGGAGTGCAGCTGGCCAATCAGAAACTGTCATTGTCATTTAAGGTGATCATTTTCCTCCTCAAAATGTTGGGAACTTCTTCTTACTGTGGTATTGGTATTTTCAGGCATCATTTTTAGTCTCGTTTATTTATAGTGGTCACATACACTGAATTAAGGAACACTGTACGCTCTAGATTAGAAGGACAAAGCTGAGTCCTGATATATTCACTCTCATTTATGCTCGGGGCCTCACATGGTTCACATGTATCACAGGCTATTTTATGACTGTGGGTGGAATTTGGtcctgcagaccagcctgtgtCTGTGTAACATGAATTGGTGTGGGGATGAATTCTAGCTAAGTGTTTTTGTAATTGGACGAGGATCTCTCATCTACGACACCTGCCACAACTGTCATCAACCATGGGGTACCCTGGTGATGTGTGTTTCTTTAGCACATGTGAGAAAGAAGTTAATAAAAGGCCTGGAGGTGATTGGTCTGCCATCTGGTTTCACTTTATGCAAACTGAGAGGgctcaaaggcaagtgggcagagTTAGGATTTTCAGGTTATATAATGATGCACCTGCTCtttgtcttcctcttctcttcctgtatctgtctctttctttctctgccctttccctttcttcttctctatGTGTGTAACATTGTctctgttactgtgtgtgtgctggtctTTGTGTGTTATTCTTTGTTTAACCTACATGTGCCGTGGCACAGGCTCTGAGCTTTTTGTGTAACCagtatgtctaataaacagcttGCAGTGGAGCCCGCTCATCCCACTGagttttttggaaactttggttttaattgagttttatGGAGGACTGAATCCACTTCATTTCAGCCTAAAAGAAACTGGGGGACCCCTAAAATCATGACCCAACAAAAGGCATAACTGAGAATGCTACAAGCTGTTTGTTCCAAAGAGtcttaaacaataaaatgagtgcgtgctcatagagggttgttctgattgttgggttttctctgtattattgtagggtcttcacctcacaccttgaggccactgtttgttgtgacaGCTAtacaaactgaactgaaccGAACTCTCTGACTGAATGACCGTTACTAAAGTTGAAATGCCTTTGTGGGTATTTGTCTGCCATCCTGACACTTTTTTGTTGCCCTTGTAAGCTTCATGGTTTGACCGTCCCCAAGAGCAGGTATTAAGGCAGACTTTCGAGGAATAGATTTTCTTCCTGACGTATACACAAATTTTCCAAGATAGCTTTTCTCCTTAATGTGGAATAAGGGATATAAAGAACTGGTTTTCATCAATGCAGCTGTATGGCTGTATGCAAATGCTAACCCGTGTCTGTAAGCATGATGAGGCTGAAGGCGTCAGATCGACGAAGTTTACCAGCAGTCTCTCACAGAAAGAAGTCCTCGTGCTGCCAGATTGGAAGGCCCGCTGATCCTGCAATGGCCCAGCTGCAGGTGTTTGTTCTCTGCACACCTAGATCAAGCAGAGGGGTCTGTGCTGTGGATCAGTGGTCTGGTCAGTAGCTGCTGAATCACACTGGTGAAAAAGTCCCAGTTTCTCTTTGATCCAGGGCTTCGGGAAAGAGGGGGTACAATAGAGTAGAGTCAGGGTCCTGGTGATGTGAACATCCAGCTCTCTCTCCAATCACCAGCTCCAGAGGGTGGCTTTATGGAGAGAAGAATGTCTAAGTCTCACTttgattataattttttttatttattaaacatataCAAAGCACCACCTGACCAAAAGTAGTCCACACCAAAGAAACCATTCTTGACAGAAGCTCAGGGACCCAGCCACCACTAACAGCTTCACACTTGAACTTCAGAACAAATTTGACCTCCTTGAAGAGGCAGAAGGTCTAGAAGTAGAAGTAGAAGGTCTTTGGAAGGCCATCAAGGACGTGCACGTCACCACAACGTGCACAGAAGTCAATACTGGCCGACATTGGAGACGGCAGAAGGAAAAATGGATCCAAGACCAAACGTGAAAGTTGACTGACGAGCATAAAGTTGCAAAGATGAAGTGGGAACAGGTGAAAGATGATAGCTCAGTGGAAGAGGGTAGCTGAAGGTAGGCAGACTTGGATTGACAGGTGAAGAGGATCTGTCagataaaaaagagagagtggcTCCACAGGAAGGGTGACGAGGCCCAAGCAGCGGCAGACTGGGACGATTGCAAGACACTGTATCATATTGTCAGTAAGTTGACACTGAAACCAGAAGCAACCTTAATGTTCCAAAAAAAGGGCAAGAATGGGAAACTCCTGCTCACTCAGTAAGAGCAAAAACGGGGAAGGAGTTTTGTGTGGTCCTTCTCCAAAGGTTTAGGAGCACCTTGGACCACTGCCTGAGGGAAGAACAAGCCAGCTTCAACATAGTCCCTTGCGTCAGACAGGGCTACATCCTTTCCCTGCTCTTATTCCTCATCGCACTGGACTACATCATGAGATGGGCAAGTGCACACATCAGAGCCAGCATCCTCTGACCACAATCGTCTGGGTGCCTTGGACTTCGCCGATGACATCGCCCTGCTGGAAGAAGATGGGAGGAGTCTCCAGCAAGCCACAGATGACCTGAACAAAGAAGCATCCAAGGCTGGCTTATGAATCAGTGCCGAGAAGTCAAAGGCTGTGCGTGTCAATTAGTCGGTCACATCCTTCAAATGGCAGCCCATTGGATCCCAAAGACAGCGATGACATGGACACCCCCTGCTGGAAAGCAGAACCCTCATTGCCCAGTATGTTACCCATACATTCCATTTTTGATACATATTTCAATCGTATTACTTATTTTAATATGAATTGTAATAATtcataaaatgttaaatataataACTCAAATATGAATTATTGTAGCTTTATGATATGATAAATTTTTGGCATTATAAAGTTATGGTGGGCCATCGATAATATTCTGACAGATAGATCTGTAACCTGATCTTTTGATAAGTATCCACAGATGTAAattgtgcagtttttttaatgactgtggGCAAGAAAATAACCAGATTTATATAGTCTATATTACCAAATGTATTCCctcaccatccaaatcactgagttCAGCTGTTCCAATCACtcccacggccacaggtgtataaaccagcacctgtgcatgcagactgcttctacaaacatcagtgaaagaatgggtcgctctcaggagctcagtgaactccagcgtggtaccgtgataggatgatacctgtgcaacaagtccagtcactgctaaatattccacagtcagctgttagtgggattataacaaagtggtaggccacgtaaaatcacagagtggggtcagaggatgctgagggtcatagtgcacagaggtcaccaactttctgcagattcaatcactgcagacctccaaccttcatgtgaccttcagatcagctcaagaacagtgagagcttcatggatgggtttccatggcagctgcatccaagccttacatcaccaaggtcaatgcaaagtgttgatgcagtggtgtaaagcacgccgcctcTGGAccctagagcagtggagacgtgttctctggagggatgaatcacacttctccatctaaagtttggtggagggggggtgtatggtgtgggggtgtttttcaggagttgggtgtctgacctcacagatgtgcttctggaagaatggtcagaaattcccataaacactcctaaacctgtggaaagacttcccagaacagttgaagctgttgtagctgcaaagggtgggctcacatcatattaaagcctctggattaaggatggatgttactcaggttcatatgaaggcagacgagtgaatactgttggttatatagtgtatagtagtGCTTTCAGTCTGAGACACCAACATCTCCTATAGGAGGCTGGACAGTAAGATGGAGCCCACCAGCCTTGGGTTTGAATCACACACagcattttgtttctttctaaTCTTACTCATAagttatatttataatttactgCTCAGTTTAGTTTAGGTGTGCAAATAGGTTCAGGGTCAGGCTAGAACAGACCcttataaataaatgtttagtgCATCAGAAAACTGAATCCCGTTACAGCCATGAAACAATAACCTGTTTGACCTTTTGTAACAGCAGCAAGGCCGCAGAGCACTTATCTCCCTATGTTTGTCTGGTTTGATGGGTGTTCTGGGACGCAGTTTTccttatatgtttacatataatgacaaagtcttcttcttcttcttcttcttcttcagcagaagcacacagagagaggacgAAAACAACATGGAGGACGTTTGACTGGAGTGAGCAGGTCATAGATGAATTAGGTGCAAATATtagatgttattttaaaaaaaggtggcAGTTAATGATGTGACATCACCGCAGGTGACCATGGCTCAGGTCATCTACCATCTTCTCAGTGGCCTCAGGCTGAGAATGCAACAGATGGTCTTAAGGTGAGCAGGTACATGGGTTACTCATTAAGTCTTTCCTGACGACGCAGAACACTCAGAGGTggagtaaatatttatttagcgGTGCTGTGGAGATCCAGttacaaaaagaagaagcaggttGTTCATAAGCGCAGAGACCGGCTGATCCAGGCTGTGCTCTCTGGCTCTGTTGGACTAACGTTCAGAGACTTTAGACAAGactgtgtgtaaaatatttgcattcaaagtgcatctgtgtgtgtagaTTTTTTATTGACTGACTgatttaattgtatttattcatgttttgtttaataagtGCTGTGGCTGAGAAATAATAACAGGTTTGTGGGAGTCAGTCGAAGGCTGGGCCCAGCTGAGGCTCAGTATCTCaaacctcacagctggaatgagGCTCATAGTTATTTAGATATAAAAACACTTGTGAATGAGCAGGTGAGTGTAAATCTACTTTTACCTGAATACTTTTACCATTTACAACCCTGGAAATATGTGTAACTTTGTCATTTCTAATATGTTGGTAATTATTCCATAATTACTGACACGGATTATCTGAATTAATATGTTactcataaataaatatcaatatgatgaaataatataattttactcATAACTATTCCTTTTGTAACTCctttttgaaaaggaaaaatgatTGAAAGGCATAATTAATTGcatgaaatcattttaaatgtttttgaaaagGAAACATTATAAGAAACTGAGCCACTGAAAAATATAATAACTGTCATTTGTGACTGCTCGGGGGTTAAACAAAGCATGACTGACAGGATCACAGTAGTGAGCGGGGGGGCATAAACCGCAGTTGCTTGGAAAGCTGATCCTCCTGATTTAGTTTTTGGGAACATCTTAGAGCTCAAAGTGACATTTATGATAATCTGACTCAGTGACACTCTGTGAACCTCCATCACAGCACTGCACAGTGGTGTCAGTGATGATGACACCTGTAAGTATAACAGCAGTATGAGCTGTGTATTGTTGAGTGTGTGTTGTACCTCTAGATTAGCTCTCATTATGGGACCAAagtctttgcttttctttttttttttaactttatttttattcttttccttattagtggaaacaaaaacacagtcgACACTCTTCAATACAATCGACCCGAATTCaatccaaaacagaaaagagCAAAAGAATAACAAATGTTTCATGATGTCTCCATcttctgttttccttctttttaacaacaaaaaaacaaagcagagagagaacatTAACATGTAGCAGTAACATTTTCATACTTGAAGTACTTCCTCGTTTACTTCAAATAAAGTTAGATATACACTTTCTAgcatctctcttcttctcccagtgtttaataaaaatgtccatCTGTAGATTCACAGAAAAGGTCATTTTTTCATCCTATAAATATTCATGTTCACCTCATTCCACTCTTTAACGGTTGCTTCATGTTGTACCATCCACTTCATTATTGTTTTCTTCCCTGCGGCCAAAAGAAGATTCCACAGATATCCATCTATTCCTTTGAGCTGTGGAAGTTTGTATCAAgatacattattttaaaatcaggaGGAATGGGAGTTTTGAAAATGAGTTGCATTGCTCTATTAACCTCCTTCCTGTAATTCAAAACCTTTGGGCAACGCCAGAAAATGTGCTAATGATTGGCATTCTGGCAGCCACATTGAATAATGTGCACTTTGAGAAGGGGTATAAAGTAACATGACATATTTTTCCAGTATCCTTTCCAGGTGTGAGATTTTGTACTCCTGCACTGTGAGGTACAAATCTGCTCCCACTCCTCCTCTGTTGTGACTATAGCTCCCTCTCTTGTCTTTAATGTATTTTGTTGGTCTTTTCTTaactcttacttcctgttttctaTATTCTAATACGTTTTTGTTGTCTTTACTGGTCCTGTGAATTTCTGTTTGCATTGCTCCAGCTCAGCAGATTTAGCCCATCCATCGGGCTAAACCTAAAGCTAGTAAACGGTGTCCCTGTCTTTATGCCTTACAGATCAAGTAAACTTAAAATGACCTACACCAGAATGCAGTACTGTAAGAGGATCAGATGTGCAAGTATTACTGCATTATTATTTTCTAAACCCAGTCAGTGTACCTGTGCTCATTTtgggccacagtggcttttgtctgcagtggagggagacaggaagtgGGGGAAGGATACAGGagaagacatgcgggcaaactggcaacaggccgggactcgaacttgcgccgcccgcaccgcaacgcggcatatgtatgtggtc from Archocentrus centrarchus isolate MPI-CPG fArcCen1 chromosome 2, fArcCen1, whole genome shotgun sequence includes the following:
- the LOC115799091 gene encoding ly6/PLAUR domain-containing protein 2-like; its protein translation is MKVCAFALLLLVAATYGEALQCLTCVHEAPDSGDCEETLETCPPEMDACAKVTYPAPDENTFHKSCFKMLECLKLGVTEGLKVTCCNWDSCNK